Proteins from one Streptomyces sp. NBC_00390 genomic window:
- the ngcE gene encoding N-acetylglucosamine/diacetylchitobiose ABC transporter substrate-binding protein: protein MGSTSAHDNSEGFGRRDLIKRSAALGLIAVPTMSFLSACASSSGDDQSKQKGEVTKDNPFGVAKGGTLDVVIFKGGFGDQYAIEWEKKYKTAWGGKISHLGTQEITGKLQPRFVGGNPPDVIDNSGAQQIKLDTLYKDGQLASLEELLDAPSFDDPSKKVRDILIPGTAEKGNFDEKMYSLNYIYTVWGVWYSGKLFKDKGWEVPKTWDAFLTIMKEAKKDGVGGLAHQGKHPYYINVMIMDLIAKTGGLDAMKAIDNLDPKAFVGSDSAQASIEAIYEIVDKGLLLPGTNSLDHIESQTAWNKGKAVFIPSGSWLENEQLKQTPADFDMKFLPMPLVPDSKLPFEAIRAGAGEPFIVPEKAKNKAGGLEFLRRMLSKEWSTIFAQQANSLTIVKDGVDTSVQLRPGTKSAVDAVAAAGENTFDYYYVNWYSEMDETIRNASAELMAKRIQPKEWLKRAQAAVDKAAKDPASKNNKRP, encoded by the coding sequence ATGGGATCCACCTCCGCCCACGACAACAGTGAGGGTTTCGGCCGCCGAGACCTGATCAAGCGGTCCGCCGCACTCGGCCTGATCGCCGTGCCGACGATGAGTTTCCTGTCCGCCTGCGCCAGCAGCAGCGGTGACGACCAGTCCAAGCAGAAGGGTGAGGTGACGAAGGACAACCCGTTCGGCGTTGCCAAGGGCGGCACTCTTGACGTCGTCATCTTCAAGGGCGGCTTCGGCGACCAGTACGCGATCGAGTGGGAGAAGAAGTACAAGACGGCCTGGGGCGGCAAGATCTCCCACCTGGGCACCCAGGAGATCACCGGCAAGCTCCAGCCCCGCTTCGTCGGCGGCAACCCCCCGGACGTCATCGACAACTCCGGCGCCCAGCAGATCAAGCTCGACACCCTCTACAAGGACGGCCAGCTCGCCAGCCTCGAGGAGCTGCTCGACGCCCCGTCCTTCGACGACCCGTCGAAGAAGGTCCGGGACATCCTCATCCCCGGCACCGCCGAAAAGGGCAACTTCGACGAGAAGATGTACTCGCTGAACTACATCTACACCGTCTGGGGTGTGTGGTACTCGGGCAAGCTCTTCAAGGACAAGGGCTGGGAGGTGCCGAAGACCTGGGACGCCTTCCTCACCATCATGAAGGAGGCCAAGAAGGACGGTGTCGGTGGCCTCGCCCACCAGGGCAAGCACCCGTACTACATCAACGTCATGATCATGGACCTGATCGCCAAGACCGGCGGTCTGGACGCGATGAAGGCGATCGACAACCTCGACCCGAAGGCCTTCGTGGGCAGCGACTCGGCGCAGGCTTCCATCGAGGCGATCTACGAGATCGTCGACAAGGGCCTGCTGCTCCCGGGCACCAACTCGCTCGACCACATCGAGTCGCAGACCGCCTGGAACAAGGGCAAGGCCGTCTTCATCCCCTCGGGCTCCTGGCTGGAGAACGAGCAGCTGAAGCAGACGCCCGCGGACTTCGACATGAAGTTCCTGCCGATGCCGCTGGTGCCCGACAGCAAGCTGCCCTTCGAGGCGATCCGGGCCGGCGCCGGTGAGCCGTTCATCGTCCCCGAGAAGGCGAAGAACAAGGCGGGCGGTCTCGAATTCCTCCGCCGGATGCTGTCCAAGGAGTGGTCGACGATCTTCGCCCAGCAGGCGAACTCGCTGACCATCGTCAAGGACGGCGTGGACACCTCGGTCCAGCTGCGGCCCGGTACCAAGTCCGCCGTCGACGCGGTCGCGGCGGCCGGTGAGAACACCTTCGACTACTACTACGTCAACTGGTACAGCGAGATGGACGAGACCATCCGCAACGCGTCCGCCGAGCTGATGGCCAAGCGCATCCAGCCGAAGGAATGGCTCAAGCGGGCCCAGGCGGCGGTCGACAAGGCCGCCAAGGACCCGGCCAGCAAGAACAACAAGCGTCCGTAG
- a CDS encoding carbohydrate ABC transporter permease, producing MSTTPTIDGVTKDAVPVQRGSGKEVRGARSRDSEGRVLNVFSHGFLILWAVMIILPLIWILLGSFKTDAEIGASSWSWPSNWNFDAFSRAWTKGHIGSYFLNTVIVLVFSVPLTMLLGAMGAYVLARYQFWGNRLIYYFFIAGAMFPVYLGLIPLYFLIKQLGMLNTYQGLILVYVAYSMPFTVFFMHAFFRTLPTAIHEAAVIDGASHTRIFFQVMLPMAKPGLISVGIFNLLGQWNQYILPLVLMQQQSGFDPDRSMLTQGLVLLSQQQGYAGDLPVIFAGMTIAILPVVVVYLTFQRQVQSGLTAGTLK from the coding sequence ATGTCCACAACACCCACCATCGACGGCGTGACCAAGGACGCCGTGCCGGTCCAGCGCGGCTCAGGCAAGGAGGTCCGCGGCGCACGCAGCCGTGACAGTGAGGGCAGGGTCCTCAATGTCTTCTCGCACGGCTTCCTCATCCTGTGGGCCGTGATGATCATCCTGCCGCTGATCTGGATTCTGCTCGGCTCCTTCAAGACCGACGCGGAGATCGGCGCCAGCTCCTGGTCCTGGCCCTCCAACTGGAACTTCGACGCCTTCTCGCGGGCCTGGACCAAGGGCCACATCGGCTCGTACTTCCTCAACACCGTCATCGTGCTGGTCTTCTCCGTGCCGCTGACGATGCTCCTGGGCGCTATGGGTGCCTATGTGCTGGCCCGCTACCAGTTCTGGGGCAACCGCCTCATCTACTACTTCTTCATCGCCGGCGCGATGTTCCCGGTGTACCTCGGACTCATCCCGCTGTACTTCCTCATCAAACAGCTCGGCATGCTCAACACGTACCAGGGACTGATCCTGGTCTACGTCGCCTACTCCATGCCGTTCACGGTCTTCTTCATGCACGCGTTCTTCCGGACGCTGCCGACCGCGATCCACGAGGCGGCGGTGATCGACGGCGCCTCGCACACCCGGATCTTCTTCCAGGTGATGCTGCCGATGGCCAAGCCCGGTCTGATCAGCGTCGGCATCTTCAACCTGCTCGGCCAGTGGAACCAGTACATCCTGCCGCTGGTGCTCATGCAGCAGCAGAGCGGCTTCGACCCCGACCGCTCGATGCTGACGCAGGGCCTGGTACTGCTCAGCCAGCAGCAGGGCTATGCGGGTGACCTGCCCGTGATCTTCGCGGGCATGACCATCGCGATCCTTCCCGTGGTCGTCGTCTATCTCACCTTCCAGCGACAGGTCCAATCGGGTCTCACCGCGGGAACGCTCAAGTAA
- a CDS encoding sugar ABC transporter permease gives MSTEKTSAPVDAPVVNPEAAHDAVTAVDPRLLVREQGLAGYLSEFKRKLHAGDLGSIPVVIGLIIIAAIFQSLNSQFLSAQNLSNIAVTMVATGMMAVGIIFVLLLGEIDLSVGSVSGVSGAIVAVLSVTHGMNEWLAVLVALVSGAAIGAVHGFFFAKIGAPAFAVTLAGLLFWLGFMLQLLGENGTINLDSEGVVGQLTTYYFTDVAAAYGLAAVAVAGFFLSSYFDNRRRAAAGIPSRPLSDIVLRTVVLGVIAFAAAAMFNQYKGLPLALVLFLAVLVITDFVLRRTAYGRKIFALGGSVEASRRAGINVAAIRISVFALAGFFAAAGGLFWASKIAAANQSAGAGDLLMNVIAAAVIGGTSLFGGRGRTWNALLGVMVIVSIQYGLALEGIATPIQYMITGGVLLATVVIDSVTRKTQKTAGRA, from the coding sequence GTGAGCACCGAAAAGACCTCCGCCCCCGTCGACGCACCGGTCGTCAACCCCGAGGCCGCTCATGACGCGGTCACCGCGGTGGACCCCCGGCTCCTGGTGCGCGAGCAGGGCCTGGCCGGTTACCTTTCCGAGTTCAAGCGGAAGCTGCACGCCGGTGACCTCGGCTCGATCCCGGTCGTCATCGGCCTCATCATCATCGCCGCCATCTTCCAGAGCCTGAATTCGCAGTTCCTCTCCGCGCAGAATCTCAGCAATATCGCGGTCACGATGGTCGCCACCGGCATGATGGCCGTCGGCATCATCTTCGTGCTGCTGCTCGGCGAGATCGACCTGTCGGTCGGTTCGGTCAGTGGTGTCTCCGGCGCGATCGTGGCGGTCCTGAGCGTCACCCACGGGATGAACGAGTGGCTGGCGGTGCTGGTCGCCCTGGTGAGCGGCGCGGCCATCGGAGCCGTACACGGCTTCTTCTTCGCCAAGATCGGCGCTCCTGCGTTCGCCGTCACCCTGGCCGGTCTGCTGTTCTGGCTGGGCTTCATGCTCCAGCTCCTCGGTGAGAACGGCACCATCAACCTGGACAGCGAGGGCGTGGTCGGCCAGCTGACCACGTACTACTTCACGGACGTGGCGGCCGCCTACGGCCTCGCCGCGGTCGCCGTGGCCGGCTTCTTCCTCTCCTCCTACTTCGACAACCGCCGCCGTGCGGCCGCCGGCATCCCGTCCCGGCCGCTGTCCGACATCGTGCTGCGCACGGTCGTGCTCGGTGTGATCGCCTTCGCCGCGGCGGCCATGTTCAACCAGTACAAGGGTCTGCCGCTCGCCCTGGTGCTGTTCCTGGCGGTTCTGGTGATCACGGACTTCGTGCTCCGCCGCACTGCCTACGGCCGCAAGATCTTCGCGCTCGGCGGCAGTGTCGAGGCATCGCGCCGTGCCGGTATCAACGTCGCGGCGATCCGTATCTCCGTCTTCGCCCTGGCAGGGTTCTTCGCGGCGGCCGGCGGCCTGTTCTGGGCCTCCAAGATCGCGGCGGCCAACCAGAGCGCCGGCGCCGGTGACCTCCTCATGAACGTCATCGCCGCGGCCGTCATCGGCGGCACCAGCCTCTTCGGTGGCCGGGGCCGCACCTGGAACGCCCTGCTCGGCGTCATGGTGATCGTCTCGATCCAGTACGGCCTGGCGCTGGAGGGCATCGCGACCCCGATCCAGTACATGATCACCGGTGGTGTTCTGCTGGCGACGGTCGTGATCGACTCGGTCACCCGCAAGACGCAGAAGACCGCAGGTCGCGCCTGA
- a CDS encoding ROK family transcriptional regulator, giving the protein METPGSQTSLHRANLERVVRAVRLAGSLTQAEIARSTGLSAATVSNIVRELKDGGTVEVTPTSAGGRRARSVSLSGDAGIVIGVDFGHTHLRVAIGNLAHQVLAEESEPLDVDASSAEGFDRAEALVNRLIEATGIGLDKVIGVGLGVPGPIDVESGTLGSTAILPGWTGINPSEELSGRLGVPVYVDNDANLGALGELVWGSGRGVKDLAYIKVASGVGAGLVIDGQIYRGPGGTAGEIGHITLDESGPVCRCGNRGCLETFAAARYVLPLLESSHGTELTMERVVQLAREGDFGCRRVVADVGRHIGSGVANLCNLLNPSRVVLGGDLAEAGELVLGPIRESVSRYAIPSAARQLSVAPGALGGRAEVLGALALVLSEMGDSTLLDSSPPASAPAFT; this is encoded by the coding sequence ATGGAGACTCCGGGGTCGCAGACATCTCTGCACCGGGCCAACCTCGAGCGGGTCGTGCGCGCCGTGCGCCTGGCCGGCTCGCTCACGCAGGCCGAGATCGCGAGAAGCACCGGCCTCTCCGCGGCGACGGTCTCCAACATCGTTCGTGAGCTGAAGGATGGCGGCACGGTCGAGGTGACGCCGACCTCGGCGGGCGGCCGGCGGGCCCGCAGCGTCTCGCTCAGCGGTGACGCGGGCATCGTGATAGGGGTCGACTTCGGCCACACCCATCTTCGCGTCGCGATCGGCAACCTCGCCCACCAGGTGCTTGCCGAGGAATCCGAGCCGCTGGACGTGGACGCCTCGTCCGCCGAGGGCTTCGACCGGGCTGAAGCGCTCGTCAACCGGCTGATCGAGGCCACCGGGATCGGCCTGGACAAGGTGATCGGTGTGGGGCTCGGCGTACCGGGCCCCATCGACGTGGAGTCGGGCACGCTCGGGTCCACCGCGATCCTGCCGGGGTGGACCGGCATCAATCCGAGCGAGGAGCTGTCGGGCCGCCTGGGAGTGCCCGTGTACGTCGACAACGACGCCAACCTCGGCGCACTCGGCGAGCTGGTGTGGGGCAGCGGGCGGGGGGTCAAGGATCTCGCCTACATCAAGGTCGCCAGCGGCGTCGGCGCCGGTCTTGTCATCGACGGGCAGATCTACCGGGGACCGGGCGGCACGGCCGGCGAGATCGGCCATATCACCCTCGACGAGTCGGGTCCGGTCTGCCGCTGCGGCAACCGTGGCTGCCTGGAGACCTTCGCGGCCGCCCGGTACGTACTGCCGCTGCTGGAGTCCAGTCACGGGACCGAGCTGACCATGGAGCGCGTGGTGCAGCTGGCCCGCGAGGGCGACTTCGGCTGCCGCCGTGTGGTGGCCGACGTGGGCCGCCACATCGGCTCCGGCGTGGCGAACCTGTGCAACCTGCTCAACCCCAGCCGAGTGGTACTCGGGGGTGATCTGGCGGAAGCTGGAGAGTTGGTACTGGGGCCGATCCGGGAGTCGGTCTCCCGTTACGCCATCCCCAGCGCGGCGCGGCAGCTCTCGGTGGCTCCCGGGGCGCTCGGCGGACGGGCCGAGGTGCTGGGCGCCCTCGCCCTGGTGCTCAGTGAAATGGGCGATTCGACCCTTCTGGACAGCTCCCCTCCGGCCAGCGCGCCCGCCTTCACTTAG
- a CDS encoding carbohydrate ABC transporter permease codes for MHKGKNRFVAGFLIGPLGLYLIFMIWPYVQTFGYSFTNWRGQSSQMEFVGLDNYAELFSDSVFLQALWNNFLILVSLPLATILLALFFAFMVNVGGRGGAAGIRGVRGSGLYKVVFFLPHVLSVVILAILWRAVYRGDVAGLINGTLIKLGISDAEHPVEWLNSPNLVLWCVAFVLLWWGVGFYLVLFSAAMQSIPKEIYEAALLDGAGRSQTFFKVTLPLLWDTVQTAWVYLAILAMDCFALISVMTPGSSYGGGPDHSSEVMATYLMRNFLAFGKSGYACAMGVVILLLTLILSVVTLRISRRERIEY; via the coding sequence ATGCACAAGGGCAAGAACCGGTTCGTGGCCGGCTTCCTGATCGGTCCGCTCGGCCTGTATCTGATCTTCATGATCTGGCCGTACGTCCAGACGTTCGGATACTCCTTCACCAACTGGCGTGGCCAGTCCTCGCAGATGGAGTTCGTCGGTCTCGACAACTACGCGGAGCTGTTCTCCGACAGCGTCTTCCTCCAGGCACTGTGGAACAACTTCCTGATCCTGGTGAGCCTGCCCCTGGCCACCATCCTGCTCGCCCTCTTCTTCGCCTTCATGGTGAACGTGGGCGGGCGGGGTGGTGCGGCCGGTATCCGGGGCGTACGGGGCTCCGGCCTCTACAAGGTCGTCTTCTTCCTCCCGCACGTCCTGTCGGTGGTCATCCTGGCCATCCTGTGGCGGGCGGTCTACCGCGGCGATGTCGCCGGCCTCATCAACGGCACGCTGATCAAGCTCGGCATCTCCGACGCCGAGCACCCCGTCGAGTGGCTCAATTCCCCGAACCTGGTCCTGTGGTGCGTCGCCTTCGTGCTCCTGTGGTGGGGCGTGGGCTTCTACCTCGTCCTGTTCTCGGCCGCCATGCAGTCGATCCCGAAGGAGATCTACGAGGCGGCGCTGCTCGACGGCGCCGGCCGCTCGCAGACCTTCTTCAAGGTGACGCTGCCCCTGCTGTGGGACACGGTGCAGACCGCCTGGGTCTATCTCGCGATCCTGGCCATGGACTGCTTCGCGCTCATCTCGGTGATGACACCGGGCAGCAGCTACGGCGGCGGGCCCGACCACAGCAGTGAGGTGATGGCCACCTACCTCATGCGCAACTTCCTGGCGTTCGGCAAGAGCGGCTACGCCTGCGCCATGGGCGTGGTGATCCTTCTCCTCACGCTGATCCTGTCCGTCGTCACGCTGCGGATCAGCCGCCGCGAGCGTATCGAGTACTGA
- the dxs gene encoding 1-deoxy-D-xylulose-5-phosphate synthase: MALLSRMEGPRDLDRLGPEQLEQLAAEIRAFLVDAVSKTGGHLGPNLGVVELTIALHRVFDSPKDKVLWDTGHQSYVHKLLTGRQDFSRLKMKGGLSGYPSQAESEHDIIENSHASTVLGWADGLAKANEVLKKDDHVVAVIGDGALTGGMAWEALNNIAAAKDRPLVIVVNDNERSYAPTIGGLANHLATLRTTDGYERFLARGKDILERTPVVGRPLYETLHGAKKGLKDFIAPQGMFEDLGLKYVGPIDGHDIAALESALARAKRFGGPVIVHCLTEKGRGYQPALQDEADRFHAVGKIHPDTGLPIASSGLDWTSVFGEEMVKLGREREDIVAITAAMLQPVGLDKFAKAFPDRVYDVGIAEQHGAVSAAGLATGGLHPVFAVYATFLNRAFDQVLMDVALHKCGVTFVLDRAGVTGTDGASHNGMWDMSILQVVPGLRIAAPRDADQVRAQLREAVEIDDAPTVVRFSKGAVGPAVKAVGKAGGMDVLRRPDTDRPDVLLVSVGALAPMCLEIADLLDAQGISATVVDPRWVKPVDEALAPLAEQHRVIVTVEDNSRVGGVGSAIAQALRDAGIDLPLRDFGIPPRFLDHASRKEVMAEIGLTAPDIARQVTGLVARIDGRLESEAVEPARD; the protein is encoded by the coding sequence GTGGCACTGCTTTCCCGTATGGAGGGACCGCGCGACCTGGACCGGCTCGGCCCGGAGCAGTTGGAGCAGCTGGCCGCAGAAATCCGCGCCTTCCTGGTGGACGCCGTCTCCAAGACCGGCGGCCACCTCGGCCCCAACCTCGGCGTGGTCGAGCTCACCATCGCCCTGCATCGTGTCTTCGACTCCCCGAAGGACAAGGTCCTGTGGGACACCGGCCACCAGAGCTATGTGCACAAGCTGCTCACAGGCCGTCAGGACTTCTCCAGGCTCAAGATGAAGGGCGGCCTCTCCGGCTACCCCTCGCAGGCCGAGTCCGAGCACGACATCATCGAGAACTCCCACGCCTCCACCGTGCTGGGCTGGGCCGACGGCCTCGCCAAGGCCAACGAGGTGCTGAAGAAGGACGACCATGTCGTCGCCGTCATCGGTGACGGTGCCCTCACCGGCGGTATGGCCTGGGAGGCGCTGAACAACATCGCGGCCGCCAAGGACCGCCCGCTGGTCATCGTCGTCAACGACAACGAGCGCTCCTACGCCCCGACGATCGGCGGCCTCGCCAACCACCTGGCCACCCTGCGCACCACCGACGGCTACGAGCGGTTCCTGGCCCGCGGCAAGGACATCCTGGAGCGCACCCCGGTCGTCGGGAGGCCGCTCTACGAGACCCTGCACGGCGCCAAGAAGGGTCTCAAGGACTTCATCGCCCCGCAGGGCATGTTCGAGGACCTCGGCCTGAAGTACGTCGGCCCCATCGACGGTCACGACATCGCCGCCCTCGAGTCCGCCCTCGCCCGCGCCAAGCGCTTCGGCGGGCCCGTGATCGTGCACTGCCTCACCGAGAAGGGCCGCGGCTACCAGCCCGCCCTCCAGGACGAGGCGGACCGCTTCCACGCCGTCGGCAAGATCCACCCGGACACCGGTCTGCCGATCGCGAGCTCCGGCCTCGACTGGACCTCGGTCTTCGGCGAGGAGATGGTCAAGCTCGGCCGGGAGCGCGAGGACATCGTCGCCATCACGGCCGCGATGCTCCAGCCGGTCGGCCTCGACAAGTTCGCCAAGGCCTTCCCCGACCGGGTGTACGACGTCGGCATCGCCGAGCAGCACGGCGCGGTCTCGGCCGCGGGCCTGGCGACCGGCGGTCTGCACCCCGTCTTCGCCGTGTACGCCACCTTCCTCAACCGCGCCTTCGACCAGGTCCTCATGGACGTGGCGCTGCACAAGTGCGGTGTCACGTTCGTCCTCGACCGGGCCGGTGTCACCGGTACCGACGGCGCCTCGCACAACGGCATGTGGGACATGTCGATCCTTCAGGTCGTCCCGGGCCTGCGCATCGCCGCCCCGCGCGACGCCGACCAGGTGCGCGCCCAGCTGCGCGAGGCCGTGGAGATCGACGACGCGCCGACCGTGGTGCGCTTCTCCAAGGGTGCGGTCGGCCCGGCCGTCAAGGCCGTGGGCAAGGCCGGCGGCATGGACGTCCTGCGCCGTCCGGACACGGACCGGCCGGACGTGCTGCTCGTCTCCGTCGGTGCCCTGGCCCCCATGTGCCTGGAGATCGCCGATCTGCTGGATGCCCAGGGCATCTCGGCGACCGTGGTCGACCCGCGCTGGGTCAAGCCGGTCGACGAGGCGCTCGCGCCGCTCGCCGAGCAGCACCGTGTGATCGTCACCGTCGAGGACAACAGCCGGGTCGGCGGTGTCGGCTCGGCGATCGCCCAGGCACTGCGCGACGCGGGCATCGACCTGCCGCTGCGCGACTTCGGCATTCCACCGCGCTTCC
- a CDS encoding substrate-binding domain-containing protein: MNAHLRRAAVAVAASAMAVSLAACGSAKESGDKTDETAAKKGDDITIGLLLPENQTARYEKFDKPLIEEKISELTNGKAKLVYANAKQDATLQTQQVDTMITNKVDALIVDAVDSKAIAGAVKKAKEADIPVVAFDRLAEGPIDAYTSFDNEEVGHVQGKALVEALGDKAKDGQIVMMNGAITDPNAALFKKGAKAELDGKVTVGKEYDTKEWKPENANANMEAAISALGKDKIVGVYSANDGMAGGIITALKAAGFDKLPPVTGQDAELAGVQRIVAGEQFMSVYKPYAPEAAAAAEMAVALAKGESLDSIAKQKVSSPTTKDVPSVLVPVVSLTKDNINDTVVKDGVYTVAEICTPKFKAACDQLGLK, encoded by the coding sequence GTGAACGCACATCTGCGTCGTGCCGCTGTTGCTGTCGCCGCCTCTGCGATGGCCGTATCGCTGGCCGCCTGTGGCAGCGCCAAGGAGTCGGGCGACAAGACCGACGAGACTGCCGCGAAGAAGGGCGACGACATCACGATCGGCCTGCTTCTCCCGGAGAACCAGACCGCTCGTTACGAGAAGTTCGACAAGCCGCTCATCGAGGAGAAGATCAGCGAGCTCACGAACGGCAAGGCGAAGCTCGTCTACGCCAACGCCAAGCAGGACGCCACGCTGCAGACGCAGCAGGTCGACACCATGATCACCAACAAGGTCGACGCCCTGATCGTGGACGCCGTGGACTCCAAGGCGATCGCCGGCGCCGTCAAGAAGGCGAAGGAGGCCGACATCCCGGTCGTGGCCTTCGACCGCCTCGCGGAGGGCCCGATCGACGCCTACACCTCCTTCGACAACGAAGAGGTCGGCCACGTTCAGGGCAAGGCCTTGGTCGAGGCCCTGGGCGACAAGGCCAAGGACGGCCAGATCGTGATGATGAACGGCGCGATCACCGACCCGAACGCCGCTCTGTTCAAGAAGGGCGCGAAGGCCGAGCTCGACGGCAAGGTGACGGTCGGCAAGGAGTACGACACCAAGGAGTGGAAGCCGGAGAACGCCAACGCCAACATGGAGGCGGCGATCTCGGCCCTCGGCAAGGACAAGATCGTCGGCGTCTACTCCGCCAACGACGGCATGGCGGGCGGCATCATCACCGCCCTGAAGGCGGCCGGCTTCGACAAGCTCCCGCCGGTCACCGGCCAGGACGCCGAGCTCGCGGGTGTGCAGCGCATCGTCGCCGGTGAGCAGTTCATGAGTGTTTACAAGCCGTACGCGCCGGAGGCCGCCGCCGCCGCCGAGATGGCCGTGGCGCTCGCCAAGGGCGAGTCGCTCGACTCCATCGCCAAGCAGAAGGTCTCGAGCCCGACCACCAAGGACGTCCCCTCGGTTCTCGTCCCGGTCGTCTCGCTGACCAAGGACAACATCAACGACACTGTCGTCAAGGACGGCGTCTACACGGTTGCCGAGATCTGCACCCCGAAGTTCAAGGCCGCCTGTGACCAGCTCGGCCTGAAGTAG
- a CDS encoding ATP-binding cassette domain-containing protein, whose product MVHVSATPVLALRGVSKRFGAVQALTDVELEVHAGEVVALVGDNGAGKSTLVKTIAGVHPIDEGVIEWEGRSVTISRPHDAQNLGIATVYQDLALCDNIDVVGNLYLGRELRSRGVLNEVEMERRALELLKTLSIRIPSVRIPIASLSGGQRQTVAIARSMLGEPQLVILDEPTAALGVEQTAQVLDLVERLRERGHAVILISHNMADVKAVADKVAVLRLGRNNGVFDVKSTSQEEIISAITGATDNAVTRRAARTSEVQK is encoded by the coding sequence ATGGTTCACGTGTCCGCTACGCCCGTGTTGGCGTTGCGCGGGGTCTCCAAGCGGTTCGGTGCCGTCCAGGCGCTCACCGACGTAGAGCTTGAGGTCCACGCCGGTGAGGTGGTCGCCCTGGTCGGCGACAACGGCGCCGGAAAGTCCACGCTGGTCAAGACGATCGCCGGCGTGCATCCCATCGATGAGGGCGTCATCGAGTGGGAGGGCAGGTCCGTAACGATCAGCAGGCCGCACGACGCCCAGAACCTGGGCATCGCGACCGTCTACCAGGACCTCGCGCTGTGCGACAACATCGACGTCGTAGGCAATCTCTACCTGGGCCGGGAGCTCCGCAGCCGCGGGGTCCTGAACGAGGTCGAGATGGAGCGCCGCGCCCTTGAACTGCTCAAGACTCTGTCGATCCGGATCCCCAGCGTCCGTATTCCGATCGCCTCGCTCTCCGGCGGTCAGCGTCAGACCGTGGCCATCGCGCGTTCGATGCTCGGCGAGCCCCAGCTCGTCATCCTGGACGAGCCCACCGCCGCCCTCGGCGTCGAGCAGACCGCACAGGTGCTCGACCTCGTGGAGCGGCTCCGTGAGCGTGGCCACGCCGTCATCCTCATCAGCCACAACATGGCCGATGTGAAGGCCGTGGCGGACAAGGTGGCGGTGCTGCGGCTCGGCCGGAACAACGGCGTCTTCGACGTCAAGTCCACCTCGCAGGAAGAGATCATCTCCGCCATCACCGGTGCCACGGACAACGCCGTGACCCGTCGTGCGGCGCGCACCTCGGAGGTTCAGAAGTGA